In Pelosinus sp. IPA-1, a single genomic region encodes these proteins:
- a CDS encoding DUF4127 family protein, translated as MSKGIIKLSLLSIIICAVVGISLYMSYGKMYHAVPTTITRNSNYWLTVILLPLDSRPPCTQFVEQLAHMAGIKLLIPEPELLDNYKSLANKQELRIWLTQVSKQADAAIISTDMLIHGGLLASRLSSGTTDDTKEVLHLLTRVHQENPQLKMYVFSIIPRLLIADNKENIIFQKDMLKYSVLKDQVYTFENAEDIKKIRSVEKQIPDTIINRYTAMYENNSKLNKTLMDMVESGVLAGLVVGQDDGQPFGIPNINKQQLQYQLLQTPLSANKVFITRGTDEVALTLLGHIVMEFSNEHPKVFVTYSTADAGQITMPFMPHTVAKTVQEKLKIAGAIEVQNTDEADFVLYVHIGNQNTKSDLIPAAKEVKKLLDQGYKVALVDLTENFNISETLLPILIKQDVAIPKLIAYAGWNTTSNSIGTAVTQACIFSKAVSKPTSLSNTMGLYKENLEFLTARFLDDLYYQKEINPYINKELQRLHIDPYNLGTAYYQTNYKIQRMMISKGVHLFREGLFNKPITINSTQGAQEIIITDLELQTYLPWQRTFEIWAQPTLSLAYIEP; from the coding sequence ATGTCTAAAGGTATAATAAAATTATCTTTGCTATCAATAATTATTTGTGCTGTAGTTGGTATAAGTTTGTATATGTCTTATGGGAAAATGTATCACGCGGTACCAACTACAATAACCAGAAATTCAAACTACTGGTTAACTGTAATTTTGCTTCCTCTAGATAGTCGTCCTCCTTGTACGCAATTTGTTGAACAATTAGCTCACATGGCTGGTATTAAACTATTGATCCCAGAACCAGAATTACTGGATAACTACAAAAGCCTAGCAAATAAGCAAGAACTCCGAATTTGGCTAACTCAAGTAAGTAAACAAGCTGATGCGGCAATTATTTCAACAGATATGCTTATTCATGGAGGCTTATTAGCATCACGTCTTTCCAGTGGTACAACTGATGATACAAAAGAAGTATTACATTTACTTACGAGGGTCCATCAGGAAAATCCTCAATTGAAAATGTATGTTTTTAGTATTATTCCTCGCTTATTGATTGCAGATAATAAGGAAAATATTATTTTTCAAAAAGATATGCTAAAATATTCTGTACTAAAGGATCAGGTTTATACATTTGAAAATGCGGAAGATATAAAAAAAATACGTTCAGTAGAGAAGCAAATACCAGATACTATCATAAATCGATATACAGCTATGTATGAAAATAATTCTAAGCTAAATAAAACACTAATGGATATGGTAGAAAGTGGAGTACTCGCTGGTTTAGTCGTTGGACAAGACGATGGACAACCTTTTGGAATTCCGAACATAAATAAACAGCAATTACAGTACCAATTGCTGCAAACGCCTTTATCAGCAAACAAAGTATTTATTACTCGCGGTACAGATGAGGTAGCATTAACTTTATTAGGGCATATTGTAATGGAGTTTTCTAATGAACATCCAAAAGTTTTTGTTACATATTCTACTGCTGATGCAGGTCAAATAACAATGCCTTTTATGCCTCATACAGTAGCTAAAACAGTACAGGAAAAATTAAAAATTGCTGGTGCAATAGAAGTTCAGAACACTGACGAAGCAGATTTTGTTTTGTATGTGCATATTGGTAATCAGAATACCAAATCCGATCTTATTCCAGCAGCTAAGGAGGTTAAAAAGCTTCTAGATCAAGGATACAAGGTAGCTTTAGTCGATTTAACAGAGAATTTCAATATCTCAGAAACGCTGCTACCTATATTAATAAAACAGGATGTTGCTATTCCTAAACTTATCGCTTATGCAGGTTGGAATACTACAAGTAACTCAATTGGAACTGCTGTTACACAAGCCTGTATTTTTTCTAAAGCAGTAAGTAAGCCGACTTCTCTGTCTAATACAATGGGCCTTTACAAAGAAAATTTAGAATTTTTGACGGCACGTTTTTTAGATGATCTGTATTATCAAAAAGAAATTAATCCATATATTAATAAAGAACTACAACGATTACATATTGATCCTTATAATTTAGGAACTGCATACTACCAAACCAATTATAAAATTCAAAGAATGATGATTAGTAAAGGTGTTCATTTATTCCGAGAAGGATTATTCAATAAACCTATTACAATTAATAGTACCCAAGGGGCACAAGAAATTATCATAACGGATTTAGAGTTACAAACTTATTTACCTTGGCAACGTACGTTTGAAATATGGGCACAGCCAACCTTGTCATTAGCATACATAGAACCTTAG
- the rsmD gene encoding 16S rRNA (guanine(966)-N(2))-methyltransferase RsmD has translation MRIITGSAKGTQLKAPRGLATRPTADRVKESVFNILGNVVIDAHVLDIFAGTGNLGLEALSRGATAAVFIDNSAESIDIIKTNVERTKLTAHTEIYKNDVIRALDKFVQNGRSFDLIFCDPPYNQGLVQIVLDRIENHSLLKPKGILVIEHSKHETITDDWNNLQLRRVEQYGETLVSFLLYNTN, from the coding sequence ATGAGAATAATTACAGGAAGTGCCAAAGGCACACAATTAAAAGCACCACGTGGCCTAGCAACAAGACCAACTGCCGATAGAGTTAAAGAATCAGTTTTTAATATTCTAGGCAATGTTGTTATTGATGCTCATGTCTTAGATATCTTTGCTGGAACTGGGAATCTAGGATTAGAAGCATTAAGTCGCGGAGCAACTGCAGCAGTATTTATTGATAACAGCGCAGAAAGTATAGATATCATCAAAACGAATGTGGAGCGTACGAAACTAACTGCCCATACTGAGATCTACAAAAATGATGTAATAAGAGCTTTAGATAAATTTGTACAAAATGGCCGTTCTTTTGATTTAATATTTTGTGACCCACCATATAATCAAGGACTGGTTCAGATTGTATTAGACAGGATTGAAAATCATTCCCTGCTAAAGCCGAAAGGAATTCTCGTAATAGAACATTCTAAACATGAAACAATAACAGATGATTGGAATAACTTACAACTTAGACGTGTTGAACAATATGGGGAAACATTGGTTAGCTTTTTACTCTA